From Pyxicephalus adspersus chromosome 7, UCB_Pads_2.0, whole genome shotgun sequence, a single genomic window includes:
- the LOC140335440 gene encoding tubulin alpha-1A chain-like encodes MRECISVHVGQAGVQIGNACWELYCLEHGIQPDGQMPSDKTIGGGDDSFNTFFSETGAGKHVPRAVFVDLEPTVIDEVRTGTYRQLFHPEQLITGKEDAANNYARGHYTIGKEIIDLVLDRIRKLADQCTGLQGFLIFHSFGGGTGSGFTSLLMERLSVDYGKKSKLEFSIYPAPQISTAVVEPYNSILTTHTTLEHSDCAFMVDNEAIYDICRRNLDIERPTYTNLNRLIGQIVSSITASLRFDGALNVDLTEFQTNLVPYPRIHFPLATYAPVISAEKAYHEQLSVAEITNACFEPANQMVKCDPRHGKYMACCLLYRGDVVPKDVNAAIATIKTKRTIQFVDWCPTGFKVGINYQPPTVVPGGDLAKVQRAVCMLSNTTAIAEAWARLDHKFDLMYAKRAFVHWYVGEGMEEGEFSEAREDMAALEKDYEEVGTDSVEGEGEGEEGEEY; translated from the exons ATG AGGGAGTGCATTTCAGTCCACGTTGGCCAGGCCGGAGTCCAGATTGGCAATGCCTGCTGGGAGTTGTACTGCCTAGAACATGGCATCCAGCCGGATGGACAGATGCCCAGTGACAAAACCATTGGAGGAGGAGATGATTCCTTCAACACCTTCTTCAGTGAGACCGGGGCTGGTAAACATGTTCCCCGTGCCGTCTTTGTGGACCTGGAGCCCACTGTGATTG ATGAGGTGAGGACAGGAACCTACAGGCAACTTTTCCACCCTGAGCAGCTCATCACCGGCAAGGAAGATGCCGCTAACAACTATGCCCGTGGTCACTACACCATCGGAAAGGAGATTATTGACCTGGTGCTGGACAGAATCCGCAAACTG GCTGACCAGTGCACGGGTCTCCAGGGATTCCTCATCTTCCACAGTTTTGGTGGTGGCACTGGCTCTGGTTTCACCTCCCTCTTGATGGAACGTCTGTCTGTTGACTATGGGAAGAAATCCAAACTGGAATTCTCCATCTACCCAGCTCCTCAGATTTCTACAGCTGTGGTTGAGCCCTACAACTCCATCCTCACCACCCATACTACCCTGGAGCACTCGGACTGTGCTTTCATGGTGGACAATGAGGCCATTTATGACATTTGCCGCAGAAACCTGGACATTGAGCGCCCAACCTACACCAACCTGAACCGTCTGATTGGCCAGATTGTGTCCTCTATTACCGCCTCCCTTAGGTTTGATGGAGCTCTGAACGTGGACTTGACAGAGTTCCAGACCAACTTAGTGCCCTACCCTCGTATCCACTTCCCCCTGGCCACCTATGCCCCTGTTATCTCTGCAGAGAAAGCTTACCATGAGCAGCTCTCTGTGGCTGAGATCACCAATGCTTGCTTCGAGCCAGCTAACCAGATGGTGAAATGTGACCCCAGACATGGTAAGTACATGGCTTGCTGCCTGCTGTACCGTGGTGATGTGGTGCCCAAGGATGTCAATGCTGCTATTGCTACCATCAAGACCAAGCGCACCATCCAGTTTGTAGACTGGTGCCCAACTGGGTTCAAAGTTGGTATCAATTACCAACCACCCACCGTGGTTCCTGGTGGAGATCTGGCCAAGGTGCAGCGTGCCGTGTGCATGTTGAGCAACACCACAGCCATTGCTGAAGCCTGGGCTCGTCTGGATCACAAGTTTGATCTGATGTATGCCAAGCGTGCCTTCGTGCACTGGTATGTGGGTGAGGGTATGGAGGAAGGAGAGTTCTCTGAGGCTCGGGAGGACATGGCCGCCCTGGAGAAGGATTATGAGGAAGTTGGCACTGACAGTGTTGAAGGAGAGGGTGAAGGAGAAGAGGGAGAAGAATATTAA